One region of Gossypium raimondii isolate GPD5lz chromosome 6, ASM2569854v1, whole genome shotgun sequence genomic DNA includes:
- the LOC105774480 gene encoding ribonuclease 1: protein MGIKQFIGYALAVLASLVVSAQGSDFAFYKLSLIWPTSACYPLANCKTPIPTFFTIHGLWPTFANDTAVPAYGPNNRCHANPVGPDAAVAKLTPIQDRLNQRWPNLRAGVDNSVFWRHEWQNHGMCSDYPQDPLSYFNDTLNLATSTKFDPFKALGVQPSNTPYLLNTLLQNVYKNVGAYPQISCSQRTGGALYLREIRFCLTRTNKTPPSVVQSCPTRVAGGCRDPLTNNVHFPPAS, encoded by the exons ATGGGTATTAAGCAATTTATAGGTTATGCTTTAGCTGTGTTAGCAAGCTTGGTGGTGTCAGCTCAGGGCTCTGATTTTGCATTTTATAAGCTGAGTCTGATATGGCCGACTTCTGCTTGTTATCCACTCGCCAACTGTAAGACTCCAATACCTACTTTCTTCACCATCCATGGGTTATGGCCAACATTTGCCAATGACACCGCAGTTCCTGCTTATGGGCCTAATAATAGATGCCATGCCAATCCTGTTGGTCCCGATGCTGCTGTG GCTAAACTAACACCCATTCAAGACAGACTAAACCAAAGGTGGCCAAACCTTAGGGCAGGGGTTGACAACTCTGTTTTTTGGAGACATGAATGGCAAAACCATGGGATGTGCTCTGATTATCCTCAAGATCCTTTGAGTTATTTTAATGATACCTTAAATCTTGCAACTTCCACCAAATTCGACCCtttcaaag CTTTGGGAGTTCAACCATCAAACACTCCCTATCTTTTAAACACATTGCTACAAAACGTGTACAAGAACGTGGGAGCCTATCCTCAAATCTCATGCAGTCAACGAACAGGAGGCGCACTTTATCTGAGAGAGATCCGTTTCTGCCTCACAAGGACCAATAAAACGCCACCTTCGGTGGTTCAAAGCTGCCCCACCAGAGTTGCCGGTGGATGTAGAGACCCTCTCACCAACAATGTTCACTTTCCCCCTGCCAGTTAG